CCGCGAAGCTGGCTCTCCGTCGCGCTGACCGGCTTGGCCGCGGCAGCCATCGTCGGTCGGCGTACCGCCCCGGGCCCGGCCGCGCTGGCCATCGGCCTGACCTACCTCGTCGCGTTGGCGTTCGGTGCGCCGGTGACGGGCGGGTTCTGGTGCCTGGCGACGGTCGGCGGAGTGCTCTGGACGATCGCCATCCGGCCCACGTCGACGGGGCGGGACGCGTCGTGCGCCGGGTTCCTGGTGGTGTCCGCCGGAGCATCGGCCTGGCTGCTGGATCCGGACAACGCCGCGTTGCTGATGCTGGTCATGCTCGTCGCGCTGGCCGGCGCCAGCATCGTCCGGTTCGTCCGATCCCGCACCCACCGGGCGCTCGAACGCGCCCGGGTGCACGAGGAGGAGGTCGGCGCGGCCACCGCTGCCGCGCTGGCCTCCGAGCGGACCGCCTTCGCCCGCGAGATCCACGACACCGTCTCGCACGCGGTCGGTCTCATCGCGGTGCAGGCCGCCGCCGCCGAGGTCAGTTGGCCGGGTGACCCGGCCGCCACCCGGCAGGCCCTCGGCGTCATCGCGGCGACCGCGACCGCCGCCCACGCCGATTTGGTCCGATTGTCGCCGCACCGTCCGGCTCGGCCTCGACGGCCGGCCGACCTGTGCGAGCTGATCGACCGGATCAGGGCGGGCGGCACCCAGGTCCGGGTCGTCGGGCTCGAGCTGATCCCGCCCGCGCGGCTCGACGTCGCCTACCGGTTGCTGCAGGAAACGCTGACCAACGTCCTGCGGCACGGCGGTGGGGCGGCGGCCGAGGTGAGCGTGGCCGTGGGCGAGGACCTGCGGATCGTGGTTGCCGACGCGGGCGGGGACGGATCCGGGTCGGGCGACCCGGTGGCCCGCCGTGGATATGGATTGATCGGGCTGGCCGAGAGGGTGAGCTTCGCCGGGGGCTCGATGATCGCCGGACCCGGGCCAGCCGGCGGGTACCGGGTCGAGGTCACCCTGCCCCCCGTCGCCGACCGGGTGGTCACGTGAGCGTCCGGGTGGTCGTCGTCGACGACAACGAGCTGCTGCGGGCGGGCCTGGTCACCGTGCTGACCAGCGACCCGGACATCGAGGTCGTCGGGCAGGCCGCCGACGGTCCCGCGGGCGTGCGTGCGTGCCGTGAGCACCGACCCGACTTGGTGCTGATGGACGTCGAGATGCCCGGCGGTGACGGCATCGTCGCGACCCGGCGGATCGTCACCGACCTGCCCGACGTCCGGGTGCTGATCCTGACAATGTTCGACCTGGACGACTACGTCGTCGAGGCGTTGCGCGCCGGGGCCGCCGGGTTCCTGCTCAAGACCACGCCGCCGCGCGACTTGATCCGGTCGGTGCGCCAGTGCGCGGCGGGGGAGACCACCGTCGGTCCGACCGTGATGGCCCGCCTGGTCGACTCCTACGTCGGGCACCAGGAACCGCCGCCGCCGGGCCTGGCCGAGCTGACCGGCCGCGAGCTGGACGTGCTGCGCTGCCTGGCCGACGGCCGGTCCAACGCCGAGATCGCCGGCGAGTTGTTCCTGGCCGAGACCACGGTCAAGACCCACGTTGCGCGAATCCTGGCCAAGCTCGGCGTCCGCGACCGGGTGCAGGCCGTCGTCATCGCCCACCGCTGCGGGTTGGCCCGTGGCTGAGGGCACGGATTCAAGGGGCTCGGGATAGTCGGGTCAAAGCTTGGGCCATCGTCAAGTTGCGAAAGGGACATACCGCCCATACTCTCTCGCGAGATCACCTGCCCAGGTGAGCCGCCGTGGAGGAGGAACAAGCGATGAGGTCTATCCGTCGGATCGGTGTGACTGGTGCCACCGTCGTGGCGCTGATGGGCATGGGCATGGGAGTTGCGTCGGCTCAGAGCAAAGCCTCCGCAGAGCAGGATGGCGGTATCTACTTCGCGGGCCATGCGTCGGGTTCGCTGACCAAGGCAAGTGGGGGGTTTGAGGTCTACGACACCGGCCCGACTGACTATGAGCCGTGGGAATACCTCTCCGGCAAGGTGATCTGCTATTCGCAGAATGCTGCGGCCACCAAGGCGGTCTTCACCGCCAGGGTTACCAAGGGCGATCTGGATAAGGCGAAGACGATCACGTTCTGGTTCAATGACAGCGACGCGCCCGTGATGCCGAATTCTTTCGGCTACGCGGTTGATGTTCCCGGTGCCCCATGCACAGGTACTCCCCAGAACGTGAAGTCCATCGAAGATGGCGAAGGCTACTACATCGATATCAGGTAGCTCGGCTATGCGAGGAACGCCGCCACGATATCGCCAAGCTCGAGCAACGAAGGGCAGCCCGGTGCTGCGAAGAATATGCGGCTGACGGTCAGAAGTACACCACCATCAGCTGCGCCAGCAGCACCTTGACGATCATGCTCACCGGGAACAGCACCGCGTAGCCGATCGCGACACGCTGGTCGGGAACCTTGCCGATGGCGAACGCGTACGGCGCCGGGTTCAGTTGTGAGCCGGTGAGCCCGCCCAAAGAGCGGGCGGTGCCGTACTTCAGCACGGTCCGCAGCCCGATGACGCAGATCAGCGCGTGCGCGGCGGAGATGGCCAGGCCCAGGGTGACCAGCGGGAACCAGTCGGCGGCCAGGGCGGTGATCAGCCCGGACCCGGCGCCCGTGCCGACCGCGACCAGGAAGACCAGCAGCGAGTACTGGTTCAGCGTGTTGGCGACGTTCCCGGGCAGCGCCCAGATGATCGGGCCGGTCCGGCCCAGCGCACCCAGCACCACGCCCAGGATCAGCGGGGCGGTCGCGGTGCCCAGCACCAGCGTCCCGCCGCCCGGCAGCGGGATCTCGATGAACGCGGCCAGCAGGCCCAGGGTCAGGCCCAGACCGAGCCCGACCGGATTGATGTCGCCGGCCGTCCGCTCGGAATCGCCCAGCTCCTTGGTGATCGCGGCCAGCTGCTCCCGCGGCGCCGTCACCCGCAGCCGGTCGCCGCTGGCCAGCACCAGGTCGGGCGTGGCGATGATGTCGACGTCACCCCGCCGGACCCGGCTGACCACCGCGTCGTACTTCTCGTCGAGCCGCAGGTCCACCAGCTCGCGGCCGACGTAGGAGCTGTTGGACAGGGTGATCCGGCGGAAGTCGATGTCCGACCTGTCCATCCACGGTTCCTCCTGGGCCGGCCGGCCCAGGTCGCCGATCATCCGCTGGACCTCGTCCTCGCGCGCGGTGATCGTCAGCAGGTCTCCGTCGGCCAGGGCCTCCTCGTCGTGCGCGACGACCGTCGTCCCGCCGCGGGTCAGCCGGGACACCACCGCCTGGTAGCGGTCCGACAGTCCGCGCACCGTCAGGGCCGGGTCGCCCACCAGCTCCAGCGTGCGCACCGCGATCGGCGCCAGCTTCTTCCGGTCCTCGGCGGTGGGTTTGCGGCGTCCCGCGCTGATCAGGTACGAGCAACACAGGATGGTCAGCAGCACGGTGATCGGGTAGGCCACCGCGTACCCGATCGCCGGTTCCGGCGGGATCGGGCCGCCGGCAGCCAGTTGCTGCTGCACCGCGCCCAGCGCCGCGGTGGCGGTGCCCGCCCCGGCGAACGCGCCGGCAACGGTGCCGATGTCCAGGCCGAACCAACTGCCCACACCGAGTGCCGCCGCCGCCATCGCCACGATGGCCAGCACCGACACCACCACCGGCTGCCAGCCCGACCGCAGCGCGTTGACGAAGGACGGCCCGGCGGCGATGCCGACCATGTAGCAGAAGACGCACAGGGACAGGCTCGTGACGATCGGCGGCAGCGCGACCTTCGGCTCGATCGCGGACAGCGCCAACGCCACGAACAGCGCGCCGGCCGGACCGAACGACACCGGGCCGAATTTGATCTTGCCCAGCAGGCTGCCCACGCCCACGCAGAAGAAGATGGTGAGCAGCGGGCTGTCGACGAACCATTGCAGCATCAGCGGACCCCCATCGGTGGGCGGCCCGCAGTGCCGGGCCACAGCGGGAACCTTAGCTGTCCCACGGGGGTCGTGCAGGGGCGAAAGGCCCTACTCCGTCGGCACGTTCCGTTCCAGCTCGGCCAGCCACACCGCGGCGTTCCCGTCGGACGGCGCCCGCCAGTCGCCGCGCGGCGAGAGCGAACCCCCGGCAGACACTTTCGGACCGTTCGGCATGGCCGACCGTTTGAACTGGCTGAACCCGAAATAGCGCTTGACGAACACGGTGAGCCACTGCCGGATCGGCGCGAGATCGTAGGCGCGGCGCCGCTCCGGCGGGAAGCCGATGGGCCACAACCCGCCGTCGACGTCGTGCCAGGCGTGCCAGGCCAGGAACGCGATCTTGGACGGCGGGAACCCGTACCGCAGCGTGTAGAACAGGTTGAAGTCCTGCAGTTCGTACGGCCCGATGGACTTCTCGGTGCTCTGCGGCACCTCGCCGTCCTTGACCGGGATCAGCTCCGGTGAGATCTCGGTGCCCAGGATGGACAGCAGGATCTCGTCGACGTCGTCGGAGAAGTCGGCCAGCCCGGCCACCCACCGGATCAGATGCTGGATCAGGGTTTTCGGCACACCGGCGTTGACGTTGTAGTGCGACATCTGGTCGCCCACGCCGTAGGTGCTCCAGCCAAGGGCCAGCTCGGACAGGTCGCCGGTGCCCAGCACGATGCCGTGGTGGTGGTTGGCCAGCCGGAACAGATAGTCGGTGCGCAGGCCGGCCTGCACGTTCTCGAAGGTGATGTCGTACACCTCCTCGCCGCGGCCGAACGGGTGGTCCAGGTCGGCGAGCATCTGCCGGGCCGCCGGCCGGATGTCCAACTCGTTCGCGGTGATGCCCAGGGCGCGCATCAGTGCCCACGCGTTGGCCTTGGTCGACGTGCCCGTGGCGAACCCGGGCATGGTGAAGCCGCGGATGTTGGTCCGGGGGTACCCGAGCAGGTCCATCGCCCGGGCGGCGACGATCAGCGCGTGCGTCGAGTCCAGGCCGCCGGACACCCCGATCACCACGGTCCGGGTGCCGATCGCGCGAAGCCGCTGAACCAGTCCGTCGACCTGGATGTTGTACGCCTCGTAACAGTCCTGGGCCAGTCGCTCCGGGTCGGCCGGCACGAAGGGGAACCGCTCGACCACCCGCCGCAGACCCAGGTCCGCGTCGGGCGGCTGCAAGGTGAACTCGACCGTCCGCGGGACGGGACCGCCGACCGCCCGTCGGTTGTCGTCGAACGTGCCCTGCCGTGCCCGCTCCTGCCGGAGGCGGTCCAGGTCGACGTCGGCGACCGTGACGACGGGGTCCTCGGCGAACCGCGGCCCCTTCGCGAGCAGCACCCCGTTCTCGAAGATGGAGGTCTGCCCGTCCCAGCTCAGGTCGGTCGTCGATTCCCCGCGGCCGGCCGCCGCGTACAGGTAGGCCGACAGACAGCGCATCGACTGGGCCCGGCACAGCGCGGCGCGGGTGTCCGCCCGGCCGATGGTGATCGGGCTGCCGGACAGGTTGAGCAGCACCGTCGCCCCGGCCAGCGCCAGTCCGCTGGACGGCGGCACCGGCACGAACATGTCCTCGCAGATCTCCACCCCGATGGTCAGGCCGGGCAAGTCGGCGGCGGGAAAGAGCAGGTCGGTGCCGAATGGGGCATCCTGCCCGGCCACCGGAATGCTCTGCCCAACGATCCCGTCGCCCGAGGCGAACTGCCGGCGCTCGTAGAACTCCCGGTAGTTCGGCAGATGGATCTTGGGCACCACCCCGAGCACCGAACCCCGGTGCAGCACCACCGCGCAGTTGAACAGCCGGTCCCGATGCCGCAACGGGGCGCCGACGATGATCACCGGCAGCAGGTCCGCGGTGGCCGTGCACAGCTCACCGATGGCCGCGTGCACGGCGTCGAGCAGTGCCTGCTGACCGAGCAGGTCGTCGATGGCGTACCCGGTCAGCGACAGCTCCGGGAACAGCGCCACCGCCACCCCCTGCTCGGAGCATTGCCGGGCCACCGCGGCGATGCCGGCCGCGTTGCGCGTCGGATCGGCGATCCACACGTCGGCGGTGCAGGCGGCGACCCGGGCGAACCCGTGCGCGTACAGGGAGCGGAACGTCATGGGCCCATCCTGACGCAGAGGCCGGGACCGCACGCCCGGTGGTCCTACCCGGCGGCCCGTTCAGCTCGCGGCCACCGCCGGGTCCGGGGTGGGGCCGTCCTGCGGCCAGCGGTTGCGCAGGCTCAGGGTGGCGATCAGGCCGATCACCAGGAACGCGGCGGCGACGTAGGCCGAGTAGCTGGTGCCCTGCGAGAACGCCTGCTTGGCGGCATCGGCGGCCGCGGCCGTGGCCGGGTCGGCGGCCAGCGCGGGGATCGCCGAGCCGGCGCTGTCGACCACGGCGTTGACCAGCTGGTCGGTCGCGGCCGCCGGTACCCCCTGATCGGTCAGCTCGGTGGACAGCGAGTTGCCGGCCGAGACGAACAGCACCGTGCCGAGCACGGCAATGCCCAGCGCCGACCCGATCTGCCGGGACGTGCTCTGGATGCCCGAGCCCTCGCCGCTGCGGGCCACCGGCACGTCGGCCAGCACCACCCCGGTCAGCTGGGCGGTGGCCAGGCCCACCCCGAAGCCGTAGACGAACAGCAGGCCGACCAGCGGCGCCCACCCGGTGGTGGGGGAGACGACCAACCCAACCCCGGCGATGCCGATGATCTCGGCGACGATGCCGATCCGCACCACCCCGACCGCGCCGATCTTGGCCGGCAGCCCGACCGAGAGCCCGCTGGCCGCGAACGAGCCGACGGCCAGGCCCAGCAGCACGAAACCGGTCTGCAGGGCGGTGCAGCCGAGCACGTTCTGCAGCCAGATCGGCAGCGACAGGATGATGCCGAACTCACCGAGCGAGACGATCAACGCGGCGATGTTGCCGTTGCGGAAGCTGGTGATGCCGAACAGTCCCGGGTCGATCAGCGAGGACCGGCCGGCCCGGGTGCGGCGGTAGGCCCGGATCACGAACACCACCAGGGCCAGCGCCGACACGGCGAACGCGACCGGGATGGGCGACAGGGTGGACTCCCAGGTCCAGCCGTCGATCGTCAGCGGCTTGACCGAGGTCCACCAGCCGTACTGGCGGCCCTCGATGAGCCCGAACGCCAGCAGGCCGAAGCCGACGGTGGTCAGCAGCGCGCTGACCCAGTCCACCCCGGTGGTCTGCGGGCTGCGGGATTCGGGCACGAACAGCAGCACCAGGGCGATGATCAGCAGCCCGACCGGCAGGTTGATGCCGAACGCCCAGCGCCAGGAGAACGCGGTGGTCAGCCAGCCGCCGAGCAACGGGCCGACGGCGGCCATGCCGCCGATCGTCGAACCCCAGACCGCGAACGCGATGCCCCGGTCGCGGCCGGTGAAGGTCGA
This genomic window from Nakamurella multipartita DSM 44233 contains:
- a CDS encoding aspartate-alanine antiporter-like transporter, whose amino-acid sequence is MLQWFVDSPLLTIFFCVGVGSLLGKIKFGPVSFGPAGALFVALALSAIEPKVALPPIVTSLSLCVFCYMVGIAAGPSFVNALRSGWQPVVVSVLAIVAMAAAALGVGSWFGLDIGTVAGAFAGAGTATAALGAVQQQLAAGGPIPPEPAIGYAVAYPITVLLTILCCSYLISAGRRKPTAEDRKKLAPIAVRTLELVGDPALTVRGLSDRYQAVVSRLTRGGTTVVAHDEEALADGDLLTITAREDEVQRMIGDLGRPAQEEPWMDRSDIDFRRITLSNSSYVGRELVDLRLDEKYDAVVSRVRRGDVDIIATPDLVLASGDRLRVTAPREQLAAITKELGDSERTAGDINPVGLGLGLTLGLLAAFIEIPLPGGGTLVLGTATAPLILGVVLGALGRTGPIIWALPGNVANTLNQYSLLVFLVAVGTGAGSGLITALAADWFPLVTLGLAISAAHALICVIGLRTVLKYGTARSLGGLTGSQLNPAPYAFAIGKVPDQRVAIGYAVLFPVSMIVKVLLAQLMVVYF
- a CDS encoding sensor histidine kinase, whose translation is MAHPAVRVAALTALAVALAGALTVTAGAGVPEWIFGSVTTFALLLVLDHGLRSWRLAGRERRRTRTVLAVAPEVAAREAVVDERRRLAVDIAAGLRESLTAIGERATAAVTATDPTAAIQDVHREARRATADLRRHLGLLRDPPLPAAPVPDPVAAPRVPNGPDLLVAATVTALAVIEAIAYPLLEGWPRSWLSVALTGLAAAAIVGRRTAPGPAALAIGLTYLVALAFGAPVTGGFWCLATVGGVLWTIAIRPTSTGRDASCAGFLVVSAGASAWLLDPDNAALLMLVMLVALAGASIVRFVRSRTHRALERARVHEEEVGAATAAALASERTAFAREIHDTVSHAVGLIAVQAAAAEVSWPGDPAATRQALGVIAATATAAHADLVRLSPHRPARPRRPADLCELIDRIRAGGTQVRVVGLELIPPARLDVAYRLLQETLTNVLRHGGGAAAEVSVAVGEDLRIVVADAGGDGSGSGDPVARRGYGLIGLAERVSFAGGSMIAGPGPAGGYRVEVTLPPVADRVVT
- a CDS encoding NAD(+) synthase, producing MTFRSLYAHGFARVAACTADVWIADPTRNAAGIAAVARQCSEQGVAVALFPELSLTGYAIDDLLGQQALLDAVHAAIGELCTATADLLPVIIVGAPLRHRDRLFNCAVVLHRGSVLGVVPKIHLPNYREFYERRQFASGDGIVGQSIPVAGQDAPFGTDLLFPAADLPGLTIGVEICEDMFVPVPPSSGLALAGATVLLNLSGSPITIGRADTRAALCRAQSMRCLSAYLYAAAGRGESTTDLSWDGQTSIFENGVLLAKGPRFAEDPVVTVADVDLDRLRQERARQGTFDDNRRAVGGPVPRTVEFTLQPPDADLGLRRVVERFPFVPADPERLAQDCYEAYNIQVDGLVQRLRAIGTRTVVIGVSGGLDSTHALIVAARAMDLLGYPRTNIRGFTMPGFATGTSTKANAWALMRALGITANELDIRPAARQMLADLDHPFGRGEEVYDITFENVQAGLRTDYLFRLANHHHGIVLGTGDLSELALGWSTYGVGDQMSHYNVNAGVPKTLIQHLIRWVAGLADFSDDVDEILLSILGTEISPELIPVKDGEVPQSTEKSIGPYELQDFNLFYTLRYGFPPSKIAFLAWHAWHDVDGGLWPIGFPPERRRAYDLAPIRQWLTVFVKRYFGFSQFKRSAMPNGPKVSAGGSLSPRGDWRAPSDGNAAVWLAELERNVPTE
- a CDS encoding DHA2 family efflux MFS transporter permease subunit gives rise to the protein MSTTEPTQPATSTGPTVPTTDRRRWIGLVGISLAVALIIADSTIVNVAVPYIVRDLSLTSTEVQWVQESYTLVFAATLLIWGALADRYGRRRILLIGVVVFMAASMVAAVAATGPLLIGARVLQGVGGAMILPTSLSLINSTFTGRDRGIAFAVWGSTIGGMAAVGPLLGGWLTTAFSWRWAFGINLPVGLLIIALVLLFVPESRSPQTTGVDWVSALLTTVGFGLLAFGLIEGRQYGWWTSVKPLTIDGWTWESTLSPIPVAFAVSALALVVFVIRAYRRTRAGRSSLIDPGLFGITSFRNGNIAALIVSLGEFGIILSLPIWLQNVLGCTALQTGFVLLGLAVGSFAASGLSVGLPAKIGAVGVVRIGIVAEIIGIAGVGLVVSPTTGWAPLVGLLFVYGFGVGLATAQLTGVVLADVPVARSGEGSGIQSTSRQIGSALGIAVLGTVLFVSAGNSLSTELTDQGVPAAATDQLVNAVVDSAGSAIPALAADPATAAAADAAKQAFSQGTSYSAYVAAAFLVIGLIATLSLRNRWPQDGPTPDPAVAAS
- a CDS encoding response regulator, which encodes MSVRVVVVDDNELLRAGLVTVLTSDPDIEVVGQAADGPAGVRACREHRPDLVLMDVEMPGGDGIVATRRIVTDLPDVRVLILTMFDLDDYVVEALRAGAAGFLLKTTPPRDLIRSVRQCAAGETTVGPTVMARLVDSYVGHQEPPPPGLAELTGRELDVLRCLADGRSNAEIAGELFLAETTVKTHVARILAKLGVRDRVQAVVIAHRCGLARG